A stretch of Lathyrus oleraceus cultivar Zhongwan6 chromosome 6, CAAS_Psat_ZW6_1.0, whole genome shotgun sequence DNA encodes these proteins:
- the LOC127090968 gene encoding protein FAR-RED IMPAIRED RESPONSE 1 isoform X3, protein MEEIVASSDKKEIKEGNKRCDDSLVAIVACDEDEKPRTGMTFGSEEDVTRYYTNYAKRMGFGVGKISSKNGDDGRKYFTLACNCARKYVSTSKNPSKQYLTSKTQCRARLNACIALDGTITVSRVVLEHNHELGQTKGRYFRLDKNLGPRVEKNLELSDQAAVNVSRSLQFVGVETNGCENFTFGEKDCRNHVHKVRRLKLGRGDVDAVHSFFFRMQKKNSQFYYAIDMDDKRNLQNLFWADARCRAADEYFGEVITFDTTYFRNKYDLPLALFVGVNHHGQSILLGCAILSNVDTKTLTWLFTRWLECMHGHAPNGIITDDDKAMKNAIEVAFPKARHRWCLWHIIQKIPEMLGRRSCYESIKTLMHDVVYDSQSKSDFMERWGNMIEHYKLHDNEWLKELFDERYRWVPVYVKDTFWAGLSTTQRKESIYSFFDGYVSSNTTLKQFVEQYDDVLNDKIEKESMTDFDSFNTTIACVSHFGFEVQFQKAFTNAKFKEFQVEVSSMMYCNTSFERLEDLNSIFSVTENKKVNEKIKDMVFKVSFYEKDFKLQCTCRLFEFKGILCRHILCVLKLIGKTDSVPPYYILSRWRKYVKRRYTLIKRGFEELQRVNKACDAFYEVASTSINSEEDLLKMMNWIKDLKNVLTCKGPSSRIIEENSSIPNHVTRILDSAVCQSNGCPPSKRKTSDIDQILKKKLARNKTQKNNQENKKGQSQEEGLCTPIVQEVEEHIGDISQAQHNRNDQLSS, encoded by the exons A TGGAAGAAATAGTTGCATCTTCCGATAAAAAGGAAATAAAGGAAGGAAATAAAAGATGTGATGATAGTTTAGTGGCAATTGTTGCTTGTGATGAAGATGAAAAACCTAGAACTGGAATGACATTTGGTTCCGAAGAAGATGTTACTCGATATTACACTAATTATGCTAAACGTATGGGttttggagttgggaaaataaGTTCAAAAAATGGTGATGATGGAAGGAAATACTTTACTCTAGCATGTAATTGTGCAAGAAAGTATGTGAGCACTTCAAAGAATCCTTCAAAGCAATATCTTACCTCGAAAACACAATGTAGAGCTAGGTTGAATGCGTGTATAGCTTTAGATGGAACAATTACCGTTTCAAGAGTTGTTCTTGAACATAATCACGAACTTGGCCAAACCAAAGGACGGTATTTTAGATTGGACAAGAATTTGGGGCCTCGTGTAGAGAAGAATTTAGAACTTAGTGATCAAGCTGCAGTCAATGTTAGCAGAAGTCTTCAATTTGTGGGTGTTGAAACGAATGGGTGTGAGAATTTTACTTTTGGGGAAAAAGATTGTAGAAACCATGTACACAAAGTAAGGCGGCTAAAACTTGGGAGAGGAGATGTTGATGCAGTTCATAGCTTTTTTTTTAGAATGCAAAAGAAAAATAGTCAATTTTATTATGCAATTGATATGGATGATAAAAGGAATTTACAAAATTTATTTTGGGCAGATGCGAGGTGTAGGGCTGCAGATGAGTATTTTGGTGAAGTCATAACTTTTGACACCACTTATTTTAGAAATAAGTATGACTTGCCATTGGCCCTTTTCGTTGGAGTGAACCATCATGGCCAGTCTATTTTGTTGGGGTGTGCAATATTGTCGAACGTGGATACTAAAACTCTTACTTGGTTGTTCACAAGATGGTTGGAATGTATGCATGGACATGCTCCAAATGGAATAATTACTGATGATGATAAAGCAATGAAAAATGCAATTGAGGTTGCCTTTCCAAAAGCTCGTCATCGATGGTGCTTGTGGCATATAATACAAAAGATCCCAGAAATGTTAGGTAGACGCTCTTGTTACGAGTCTATCAAAACACTTATGCATGATGTGGTATATGATTCTCAAAGCAAAAGTGATTTCATGGAGAGGTGGGGAAATATGATAGAACATTACAAACTACATGATAATGAATGGCTAAAAGAGTTATTTGATGAGCGGTATCGTTGGGTTCCCGTGTATGTGAAAGACACGTTTTGGGCTGGACTGTCAACTACACAAAGGAAGGAAAGTATATACTCATTTTTTGATGGTTACGTAAGTTCAAACACAACGTTGAAGCAATTTGTTGAACAATATGATGATGTATTGAATGATAAAATTGAAAAGGAAAGCATGACTGATTTTGATTCATTTAACACAACAATTGCATGTGTAAGTCATTTTGGCTTTGAGGTTCAATTTCAAAAAGCATTCACCAATGCAAAATTCAAAGAATTTCAAGTAGAAGTTTCTTCTATGATGTATTGTAATACTAGTTTTGAGAGATTGGAGGACTTGAATTCAATATTCTCTGTTACTGAAAATAAGAAAGTAAACGAGAAAATTAAAGATATGGTGTTTAAGGTATCTTTCTATGAAAAAGACTTCAAATTGCAGTGTACATGTCGCTTATTTGAGTTTAAAGGAATTTTATGTAGACACATTCTTTGTGTGCTTAAGCTCATTGGCAAAACTGATTCAGTGCCACCTTATTATATCTTGTCACGGTGGAGGAAGTATGTAAAGCGGAGATATACATTGATTAAACGTGGCTTTGAAGAATTGCAACGTGTTAATAAAGCATGTGATGCCTTTTACGAAGTTGCTTCTACAAGCATAAACTCTGAAGAAGATTTACTGAAAATGATGAATTGGATCAAGGACTTGAAAAATGTATTAACTTGTAAAGGGCCATCCTCCAGGATTATAGAAGAAAATAGTTCAATTCCAAACCATGTAACTAGGATTCTTGACTCAGCCGTATGTCAGAGTAATGGGTGTCCTCCTTCAAAAAGGAAGACATCTGACAttgatcaaattttgaagaaGAAGCTTGCAAGAAATAAAACTCAAAAGAACAACCAGGAAAACAAAAAGGGTCAAAGTCAAGAAGAG GGCTTGTGTACACCTATTGTTCAAGAAGTTGAAGAACATATTGGCGATATAAGCCAG GCACAACACAATAGGAATGATCAACTATCATCATAA
- the LOC127090968 gene encoding protein FAR-RED IMPAIRED RESPONSE 1 isoform X2 has translation MEEIVASSDKKEIKEGNKRCDDSLVAIVACDEDEKPRTGMTFGSEEDVTRYYTNYAKRMGFGVGKISSKNGDDGRKYFTLACNCARKYVSTSKNPSKQYLTSKTQCRARLNACIALDGTITVSRVVLEHNHELGQTKGRYFRLDKNLGPRVEKNLELSDQAAVNVSRSLQFVGVETNGCENFTFGEKDCRNHVHKVRRLKLGRGDVDAVHSFFFRMQKKNSQFYYAIDMDDKRNLQNLFWADARCRAADEYFGEVITFDTTYFRNKYDLPLALFVGVNHHGQSILLGCAILSNVDTKTLTWLFTRWLECMHGHAPNGIITDDDKAMKNAIEVAFPKARHRWCLWHIIQKIPEMLGRRSCYESIKTLMHDVVYDSQSKSDFMERWGNMIEHYKLHDNEWLKELFDERYRWVPVYVKDTFWAGLSTTQRKESIYSFFDGYVSSNTTLKQFVEQYDDVLNDKIEKESMTDFDSFNTTIACVSHFGFEVQFQKAFTNAKFKEFQVEVSSMMYCNTSFERLEDLNSIFSVTENKKVNEKIKDMVFKVSFYEKDFKLQCTCRLFEFKGILCRHILCVLKLIGKTDSVPPYYILSRWRKYVKRRYTLIKRGFEELQRVNKACDAFYEVASTSINSEEDLLKMMNWIKDLKNVLTCKGPSSRIIEENSSIPNHVTRILDSAVCQSNGCPPSKRKTSDIDQILKKKLARNKTQKNNQENKKGQSQEEGLCTPIVQEVEEHIGDISQVLYCTQTISQNGSCSEPVLAQHNRNDQLSS, from the exons A TGGAAGAAATAGTTGCATCTTCCGATAAAAAGGAAATAAAGGAAGGAAATAAAAGATGTGATGATAGTTTAGTGGCAATTGTTGCTTGTGATGAAGATGAAAAACCTAGAACTGGAATGACATTTGGTTCCGAAGAAGATGTTACTCGATATTACACTAATTATGCTAAACGTATGGGttttggagttgggaaaataaGTTCAAAAAATGGTGATGATGGAAGGAAATACTTTACTCTAGCATGTAATTGTGCAAGAAAGTATGTGAGCACTTCAAAGAATCCTTCAAAGCAATATCTTACCTCGAAAACACAATGTAGAGCTAGGTTGAATGCGTGTATAGCTTTAGATGGAACAATTACCGTTTCAAGAGTTGTTCTTGAACATAATCACGAACTTGGCCAAACCAAAGGACGGTATTTTAGATTGGACAAGAATTTGGGGCCTCGTGTAGAGAAGAATTTAGAACTTAGTGATCAAGCTGCAGTCAATGTTAGCAGAAGTCTTCAATTTGTGGGTGTTGAAACGAATGGGTGTGAGAATTTTACTTTTGGGGAAAAAGATTGTAGAAACCATGTACACAAAGTAAGGCGGCTAAAACTTGGGAGAGGAGATGTTGATGCAGTTCATAGCTTTTTTTTTAGAATGCAAAAGAAAAATAGTCAATTTTATTATGCAATTGATATGGATGATAAAAGGAATTTACAAAATTTATTTTGGGCAGATGCGAGGTGTAGGGCTGCAGATGAGTATTTTGGTGAAGTCATAACTTTTGACACCACTTATTTTAGAAATAAGTATGACTTGCCATTGGCCCTTTTCGTTGGAGTGAACCATCATGGCCAGTCTATTTTGTTGGGGTGTGCAATATTGTCGAACGTGGATACTAAAACTCTTACTTGGTTGTTCACAAGATGGTTGGAATGTATGCATGGACATGCTCCAAATGGAATAATTACTGATGATGATAAAGCAATGAAAAATGCAATTGAGGTTGCCTTTCCAAAAGCTCGTCATCGATGGTGCTTGTGGCATATAATACAAAAGATCCCAGAAATGTTAGGTAGACGCTCTTGTTACGAGTCTATCAAAACACTTATGCATGATGTGGTATATGATTCTCAAAGCAAAAGTGATTTCATGGAGAGGTGGGGAAATATGATAGAACATTACAAACTACATGATAATGAATGGCTAAAAGAGTTATTTGATGAGCGGTATCGTTGGGTTCCCGTGTATGTGAAAGACACGTTTTGGGCTGGACTGTCAACTACACAAAGGAAGGAAAGTATATACTCATTTTTTGATGGTTACGTAAGTTCAAACACAACGTTGAAGCAATTTGTTGAACAATATGATGATGTATTGAATGATAAAATTGAAAAGGAAAGCATGACTGATTTTGATTCATTTAACACAACAATTGCATGTGTAAGTCATTTTGGCTTTGAGGTTCAATTTCAAAAAGCATTCACCAATGCAAAATTCAAAGAATTTCAAGTAGAAGTTTCTTCTATGATGTATTGTAATACTAGTTTTGAGAGATTGGAGGACTTGAATTCAATATTCTCTGTTACTGAAAATAAGAAAGTAAACGAGAAAATTAAAGATATGGTGTTTAAGGTATCTTTCTATGAAAAAGACTTCAAATTGCAGTGTACATGTCGCTTATTTGAGTTTAAAGGAATTTTATGTAGACACATTCTTTGTGTGCTTAAGCTCATTGGCAAAACTGATTCAGTGCCACCTTATTATATCTTGTCACGGTGGAGGAAGTATGTAAAGCGGAGATATACATTGATTAAACGTGGCTTTGAAGAATTGCAACGTGTTAATAAAGCATGTGATGCCTTTTACGAAGTTGCTTCTACAAGCATAAACTCTGAAGAAGATTTACTGAAAATGATGAATTGGATCAAGGACTTGAAAAATGTATTAACTTGTAAAGGGCCATCCTCCAGGATTATAGAAGAAAATAGTTCAATTCCAAACCATGTAACTAGGATTCTTGACTCAGCCGTATGTCAGAGTAATGGGTGTCCTCCTTCAAAAAGGAAGACATCTGACAttgatcaaattttgaagaaGAAGCTTGCAAGAAATAAAACTCAAAAGAACAACCAGGAAAACAAAAAGGGTCAAAGTCAAGAAGAG GGCTTGTGTACACCTATTGTTCAAGAAGTTGAAGAACATATTGGCGATATAAGCCAG GTTTTATATTGTACTCAAACCATAAGCCAGAATGGGTCCTGTTCTGAACCTGTACTG GCACAACACAATAGGAATGATCAACTATCATCATAA
- the LOC127090968 gene encoding protein FAR-RED IMPAIRED RESPONSE 1 isoform X1, which translates to MEEIVASSDKKEIKEGNKRCDDSLVAIVACDEDEKPRTGMTFGSEEDVTRYYTNYAKRMGFGVGKISSKNGDDGRKYFTLACNCARKYVSTSKNPSKQYLTSKTQCRARLNACIALDGTITVSRVVLEHNHELGQTKGRYFRLDKNLGPRVEKNLELSDQAAVNVSRSLQFVGVETNGCENFTFGEKDCRNHVHKVRRLKLGRGDVDAVHSFFFRMQKKNSQFYYAIDMDDKRNLQNLFWADARCRAADEYFGEVITFDTTYFRNKYDLPLALFVGVNHHGQSILLGCAILSNVDTKTLTWLFTRWLECMHGHAPNGIITDDDKAMKNAIEVAFPKARHRWCLWHIIQKIPEMLGRRSCYESIKTLMHDVVYDSQSKSDFMERWGNMIEHYKLHDNEWLKELFDERYRWVPVYVKDTFWAGLSTTQRKESIYSFFDGYVSSNTTLKQFVEQYDDVLNDKIEKESMTDFDSFNTTIACVSHFGFEVQFQKAFTNAKFKEFQVEVSSMMYCNTSFERLEDLNSIFSVTENKKVNEKIKDMVFKVSFYEKDFKLQCTCRLFEFKGILCRHILCVLKLIGKTDSVPPYYILSRWRKYVKRRYTLIKRGFEELQRVNKACDAFYEVASTSINSEEDLLKMMNWIKDLKNVLTCKGPSSRIIEENSSIPNHVTRILDSAVCQSNGCPPSKRKTSDIDQILKKKLARNKTQKNNQENKKGQSQEEGLCTPIVQEVEEHIGDISQVLYCTQTISQNGSCSEPVLVLIISFLVTWSNFDMKSVIFLAMCFFTGTTQ; encoded by the exons A TGGAAGAAATAGTTGCATCTTCCGATAAAAAGGAAATAAAGGAAGGAAATAAAAGATGTGATGATAGTTTAGTGGCAATTGTTGCTTGTGATGAAGATGAAAAACCTAGAACTGGAATGACATTTGGTTCCGAAGAAGATGTTACTCGATATTACACTAATTATGCTAAACGTATGGGttttggagttgggaaaataaGTTCAAAAAATGGTGATGATGGAAGGAAATACTTTACTCTAGCATGTAATTGTGCAAGAAAGTATGTGAGCACTTCAAAGAATCCTTCAAAGCAATATCTTACCTCGAAAACACAATGTAGAGCTAGGTTGAATGCGTGTATAGCTTTAGATGGAACAATTACCGTTTCAAGAGTTGTTCTTGAACATAATCACGAACTTGGCCAAACCAAAGGACGGTATTTTAGATTGGACAAGAATTTGGGGCCTCGTGTAGAGAAGAATTTAGAACTTAGTGATCAAGCTGCAGTCAATGTTAGCAGAAGTCTTCAATTTGTGGGTGTTGAAACGAATGGGTGTGAGAATTTTACTTTTGGGGAAAAAGATTGTAGAAACCATGTACACAAAGTAAGGCGGCTAAAACTTGGGAGAGGAGATGTTGATGCAGTTCATAGCTTTTTTTTTAGAATGCAAAAGAAAAATAGTCAATTTTATTATGCAATTGATATGGATGATAAAAGGAATTTACAAAATTTATTTTGGGCAGATGCGAGGTGTAGGGCTGCAGATGAGTATTTTGGTGAAGTCATAACTTTTGACACCACTTATTTTAGAAATAAGTATGACTTGCCATTGGCCCTTTTCGTTGGAGTGAACCATCATGGCCAGTCTATTTTGTTGGGGTGTGCAATATTGTCGAACGTGGATACTAAAACTCTTACTTGGTTGTTCACAAGATGGTTGGAATGTATGCATGGACATGCTCCAAATGGAATAATTACTGATGATGATAAAGCAATGAAAAATGCAATTGAGGTTGCCTTTCCAAAAGCTCGTCATCGATGGTGCTTGTGGCATATAATACAAAAGATCCCAGAAATGTTAGGTAGACGCTCTTGTTACGAGTCTATCAAAACACTTATGCATGATGTGGTATATGATTCTCAAAGCAAAAGTGATTTCATGGAGAGGTGGGGAAATATGATAGAACATTACAAACTACATGATAATGAATGGCTAAAAGAGTTATTTGATGAGCGGTATCGTTGGGTTCCCGTGTATGTGAAAGACACGTTTTGGGCTGGACTGTCAACTACACAAAGGAAGGAAAGTATATACTCATTTTTTGATGGTTACGTAAGTTCAAACACAACGTTGAAGCAATTTGTTGAACAATATGATGATGTATTGAATGATAAAATTGAAAAGGAAAGCATGACTGATTTTGATTCATTTAACACAACAATTGCATGTGTAAGTCATTTTGGCTTTGAGGTTCAATTTCAAAAAGCATTCACCAATGCAAAATTCAAAGAATTTCAAGTAGAAGTTTCTTCTATGATGTATTGTAATACTAGTTTTGAGAGATTGGAGGACTTGAATTCAATATTCTCTGTTACTGAAAATAAGAAAGTAAACGAGAAAATTAAAGATATGGTGTTTAAGGTATCTTTCTATGAAAAAGACTTCAAATTGCAGTGTACATGTCGCTTATTTGAGTTTAAAGGAATTTTATGTAGACACATTCTTTGTGTGCTTAAGCTCATTGGCAAAACTGATTCAGTGCCACCTTATTATATCTTGTCACGGTGGAGGAAGTATGTAAAGCGGAGATATACATTGATTAAACGTGGCTTTGAAGAATTGCAACGTGTTAATAAAGCATGTGATGCCTTTTACGAAGTTGCTTCTACAAGCATAAACTCTGAAGAAGATTTACTGAAAATGATGAATTGGATCAAGGACTTGAAAAATGTATTAACTTGTAAAGGGCCATCCTCCAGGATTATAGAAGAAAATAGTTCAATTCCAAACCATGTAACTAGGATTCTTGACTCAGCCGTATGTCAGAGTAATGGGTGTCCTCCTTCAAAAAGGAAGACATCTGACAttgatcaaattttgaagaaGAAGCTTGCAAGAAATAAAACTCAAAAGAACAACCAGGAAAACAAAAAGGGTCAAAGTCAAGAAGAG GGCTTGTGTACACCTATTGTTCAAGAAGTTGAAGAACATATTGGCGATATAAGCCAG GTTTTATATTGTACTCAAACCATAAGCCAGAATGGGTCCTGTTCTGAACCTGTACTGGTATTGATTATATCTTTTCTGGTAACGTGGTCAAACTTTGATATGAAATCTGTAATTTTTTTGGCCATGTGTTTTTTTACAGGCACAACACAATAG
- the LOC127090970 gene encoding uncharacterized protein LOC127090970: MENNNSSSNSSVCTKIRHVFASNPALQAIQRISSINQEHKQIPNGSNYPSSNPKTSIVQTKPHHKSQTETSSEPIHIKFDYSTPTYKEKGHSSAVSTVGNSEHVPKKAVTHNGNQQGKESVDINDTFKEFIQRAKKKIRTMSTIGRGQNNPTAEPDHEIHHGTTTAGKNESHEDHFQDFIHRVGKKIRATTMRRN; the protein is encoded by the coding sequence ATGGAAAACAACAACAGTTCATCAAATTCTTCTGTGTGCACCAAAATCCGTCATGTCTTTGCAAGCAATCCTGCTCTCCAAGCAATTCAAAGAATCTCAAGCAtcaatcaagaacacaaacaAATCCCCAATGGTTCAAATTATCCATCATCAAATCCCAAGACTAGTATTGTCCAAACCAAACCACATCACAAGTCTCAAACAGAAACATCATCAGAACCAATCCATATCAAGTTTGATTATTCAACACCTACATACAAAGAGAAAGGACACTCATCGGCAGTTTCAACTGTTGGAAATTCAGAACATGTTCCCAAGAAAGCAGTGACACACAATGGTAATCAACAAGGTAAGGAATCAGTGGATATAAATGACACTTTCAAAGAATTCATTCAACGTGCTAAGAAGAAAATCAGAACCATGTCGACTATCGGTCGGGGTCAGAACAACCCTACAGCTGAACCAGATCATGAAATCCATCATGGTACCACTACTGCTGGCAAAAATGAAAGCCATGAAGACCATTTTCAGGACTTCATTCACCGCGTTGGGAAGAAGATCAGAGCCACAACCATGAGAAGAAATTAA